From the Bos taurus isolate L1 Dominette 01449 registration number 42190680 breed Hereford chromosome 22, ARS-UCD2.0, whole genome shotgun sequence genome, one window contains:
- the THOC7 gene encoding THO complex subunit 7 homolog, with amino-acid sequence MGAVTDDEVIRKRLLIDGDGAGDDRRINLLVKSFIKWCNSGSQEEGYSQYQRMLSTLSQCEFSMGKTLLVYDMNLREMENYEKIYKEIECSIAGAHEKIAECKKQILQAKRIRKNRQEYDALAKVIQHHPDRHETLKELEALGKELEHLSHIKESVEDKLELRRKQFHVLLSTIHELQQTLENDEKLSEVEEAQEASMETDPKP; translated from the exons ACGAAGTCATACGGAAGCGTCTCCTAATCGATGGAGATGGTGCTGGAGATGATCGGAGAATTAATCTGCTGGTGAAAAGTTTCATTAAATGGTGCAACTCAGGATCTCAGGAAGAGGG ATACAGCCAGTACCAACGTATGCTGAGCACGCTGTCCCAGTGTGAATTTTCAATGGGCAAAACTTTGCTGGTATATGATATGAatctcagagaaatggaaaattatgaaaaaatttaCAAAGAGATAG AATGTAGCATTGCTGGAGCCCATGAAAAAATTGCTGAGTGCAAAAAGCAAATTCTTCAAGCAAAACGAATACGAAAAAATCGGCAAG AATATGATGCACTGGCAAAAGTGATCCAGCATCATCCAGACAGGCATGAGACATTAAA agaactagaggCTCTGGGAAAAGAATTAGAACATCTTTCACATATTAAAGAAAGTGTTGAAGATAAG CTGGAATTGAGACGGAAACAGTTTCATGTTCTTCTTAGTACCATCCATGAACTTCAGCAAACACTGGAAA ATGATGAAAAGCTCTCAGAGGTAGAAGAAGCTCAAGAAGCAAGCATGGAAACTGACCCTAAACCATAG
- the THOC7 gene encoding THO complex subunit 7 homolog isoform X1 has product MGAVTDDEVIRKRLLIDGDGAGDDRRINLLVKSFIKWCNSGSQEEGYSQYQRMLSTLSQCEFSMGKTLLVYDMNLREMENYEKIYKEIEYDALAKVIQHHPDRHETLKELEALGKELEHLSHIKESVEDKLELRRKQFHVLLSTIHELQQTLENDEKLSEVEEAQEASMETDPKP; this is encoded by the exons ACGAAGTCATACGGAAGCGTCTCCTAATCGATGGAGATGGTGCTGGAGATGATCGGAGAATTAATCTGCTGGTGAAAAGTTTCATTAAATGGTGCAACTCAGGATCTCAGGAAGAGGG ATACAGCCAGTACCAACGTATGCTGAGCACGCTGTCCCAGTGTGAATTTTCAATGGGCAAAACTTTGCTGGTATATGATATGAatctcagagaaatggaaaattatgaaaaaatttaCAAAGAGATAG AATATGATGCACTGGCAAAAGTGATCCAGCATCATCCAGACAGGCATGAGACATTAAA agaactagaggCTCTGGGAAAAGAATTAGAACATCTTTCACATATTAAAGAAAGTGTTGAAGATAAG CTGGAATTGAGACGGAAACAGTTTCATGTTCTTCTTAGTACCATCCATGAACTTCAGCAAACACTGGAAA ATGATGAAAAGCTCTCAGAGGTAGAAGAAGCTCAAGAAGCAAGCATGGAAACTGACCCTAAACCATAG